The following proteins come from a genomic window of Carassius gibelio isolate Cgi1373 ecotype wild population from Czech Republic chromosome B8, carGib1.2-hapl.c, whole genome shotgun sequence:
- the c7a gene encoding LOW QUALITY PROTEIN: complement component C7 (The sequence of the model RefSeq protein was modified relative to this genomic sequence to represent the inferred CDS: inserted 7 bases in 5 codons; deleted 1 base in 1 codon) has translation MKSLLSHCSSTRLSTAVFPQFGXQPCTGSRTRTXSCTPAQVCPLEEGCGERFHCQSGKCISQSQVCNGDHDCEDGSDEWRCDNKEICDLQKPPPNVELIGQEQFNDIMSYNKKKNMLPMQVQNLGTFFQVTANNYFTDESQYDSTWHYLNHIEHHSRTIGTTXGHDNYIFHDELLQSEVLSDPWRQGRLVFMELLQGRTVEPHCFESSFTHPSFLANGFLLGYLKDAYPAGSKTEXDLNWLRNQTECRKTLCDLPQLPPDVTGSLRKLTYNIGEAVSLSCPEGKVREGPAEIQCSAGLSWSPQPKETRCLTVFKSATVPVQCQPWENLAKDKGNCKVPHEFKSSLEICGTDEKGGWTRTLSLCKVPDMFCLGHQYMLTEXHRSSTARPHCMLWEMCDEQTNSCCCKTSEECSSPDAWIHVCVQQEGASVCSSDRMCPHCQHSALSVIISEPHLSIK, from the exons ATGAAGTCTTTATTGTCTCACTGCAGTTCCACA AGGCTCTCCACTGCAGTCTTCCCTCAGTTTG GTCAGCCTTGCACTGGGAGCAGAACCCGCA CATCATGTACACCGGCTCAGGTCTGTCCTCTAGAGGAGGGTTGTGGAGAACGTTTTCACTGCCAGTC agGTAAATGTATCAGTCAGTCACAGGTATGCAATGGAGATCATGACTGTGAAGATGGCTCAGATGAGTGGAGATGTGACAATAAAGAGATTTGTGACCTGCAAAAACCTCCACCGAATGTAGAGCTCATTGGTCAAGAGCAATTTAATGATATTATGAGCTataataaaaagaagaacatGTTACCAATGCAAGTCCAGAACCTGGGGACTttctttcaag TCACagcaaacaattattttacagATGAATCA CAATATGACAGCACTTGGCACTACCTTAATCACATTGAGCATCATTCAAGAACAATAGGCACGAC CGGGCATGATAATTATATCTTCCATGATGAGCTGTTACAGTCAGAGGTACT GAGTGATCCATGGAGACAGGGCCGGTTGGTCTTTATGGAGCTCCTGCAAGGACG TACGGTTGAGCCTCACTGCTTTGAAAGTTCATTCACACACCCTTCCTTCCTCGCTAATGGGTTTCTTTTGGGa tatctcaaagatgcatatcCAGCAGGCAGTAAGACTGA TGATCTGAACTGGTTGAGAAATCAAACAGAGTGCAGGA AAACATTATGTGATCTACCTCAGCTTCCTCCAGATGTCACTGGAAGCCTGAGGAAGCTTACGTATAACATCGGTGAAGCTGTCTCACTCTCCTGCCCTGAAGGGAAAGTCAGAGAAGGTCCGGCTGAGATTCAGTGCAGTGCTGGCCTTTCCTGGTCACCGCAACCAAAAGAAACCAGGTGTCTCACAG TTTTTAAGTCAGCCACTGTGCCAGTGCAATGCCAGCCATGGGAGAACCTGGCAAAGGACAAAGGCAACTGTAAAGTACCCCATGAGTTCAA GTCTTCCTTGGAGATATGTGGTACTGATGAGAAGGGCGGTTGGACACGGACACTGAGTCTGTGTAAAGTACCGGATATGTTCtgtctgggacatcagtacatgCTTACTG GACATCGCTCATCCACTGCTCGCCCACACTGCATGCTCTGGGAGATGTGTGATG AGCAAACAAACAGCTGCTGTTGCAAGACAAGTGAGGAATGCTCATCCCCGGACGCTTGGATCCATGTGTGCGTGCAGCAGGAAGGAGCGAGCGTCTGCAGCAGTGACAGAATGTGTCCGCATTGTCAGCATTCAGCCCTGTCAGTCATCATATCAGAGCCTCACTTATCAATTAAATAG
- the rgs7bpa gene encoding regulator of G-protein signaling 7-binding protein A, whose amino-acid sequence MSSAPNGRKNRPRTAGTIFQIGSKPPSRESERRESSEALRAVADCRMVVQEFNTLVALYRELVISIGEISTDCPSLRAEMHKTRTKGCEMARTAHQNLSAISGPEDGEIHPEICRLFIQLQCCLEMYLTEMLKSVCLLGSLQLHRKGKHFSGATKVESKKEDSSDIPILEETSSTPPDCPKTYFLVATDIENIERDMTEMKNLLSKLRETMPLPLKNQDDSSLLNLTPYPLVRQRKRRFFGLCCLVSS is encoded by the exons ATGAGTTCTGCACCGAATGGGCGCAAAAACCGCCCCAGAACAGCCGGGACCATTTTCCAGATCGGCAGTAAGCCCCCGTCCAGAGAGTCGGAGCGCCGGGAGAGCAGCGAGGCTCTGCGTGCCGTAGCGGACTGCAGAATG GTTGTCCAGGAGTTCAATACACTTGTGGCCCTCTATAGGGAATTGGTCATCTCTATTGGAGAGATTTCCACTGATTGTCCCTCTCTTCGGGCGGAAATGCACAAGACACGCACAAAAGGCTGTGAGATGGCACGGACTGCACATCAAAACCTTTCTGCAATATCAGG CCCAGAAGATGGAGAAATACATCCGGAGATCTGCCGCCTCTTCATCCAGCTGCAGTGCTGTCTGGAAATGTACCTGACGGAGATGCTGAAGTCTGTGTGTCTGCTGGGATCCCTGCAGCTCCACAGGAAAG GAAAACATTTTTCTGGAGCTACAAAGGTAGAAAGTAAGAAAGAGGACAGCTCTGACATCCCAATCCTGGAAGAAACGTCATCCACTCCGCCAGACTGTCCGAAGACTTACTTCCTGGTGGCCACAGACATTGAGAACATCGAGAG GGACATGACAGAAATGAAAAACCTGCTAAGCAAACTCAGGGAGACCATGCCTTTACCACTGAAGAACCAAG ACGACAGCAGTTTGTTGAATCTGACGCCATACCCGTTGGTCCGGCAGAGAAAGCGCCGTTTCTTTGGCCTCTGTTGTCTGGTGTCTAGCTAa
- the rnf180a gene encoding E3 ubiquitin-protein ligase RNF180 — protein sequence MDSHGEEDLGRTAEALCLEVRPLQRDRLGTRLAHRKTFSLDYTNAHQVVHYRGQNSPRGYSDLHFPDCDLQAGHMLRSTASQQASTSPCHRTSPPPYGRTVMLSRRSDLDPVMSDIIRGSRISREDQEAGSSFNRRAPLMSLSSSEEEQEAGEQAGRAPAGLSMTSSLLTPTPTGERRLGKRERKQLKSLRRRQRRRELCKQSQQQENVQSSTGNPSSSSEDEELPGRDREGYICAVCLDVYFSPYMCHPCSHVFCEPCLRTLAKNCPTNTPCPLCRTTITHVFFQKELNQTARTFFPKEYLSRKQNFQKAGCAKWPLPSCRKLFRIFGGFRRQANPIGRRQFPHGGYRLDAFNFEDDSHGWRFDMDMVIIYIYSVNWVIGFIIFCFFCYFFFLSF from the exons ATGGACTCACATGGAGAAGAGGACCTTGGGCGCACGGCGGAGGCCTTGTGTTTGGAGGTCAGGCCTCTGCAGAGGGACAGACTTGGAACCAGACTAGCCCACAGGAAGACTTTCAGTCTGGACTACACAAATGCCCACCAGGTAGTTCATTACAGGGGGCAAAACTCCCCACGAGGATACTCTGATCTGCACTTTCCAGACTGTGATCTCCAGGCAGGGCATATGCTGAGGTCCACAGCCAGCCAACAGGCCTCCACATCCCCATGCCATAGGACAAGCCCTCCTCCCTATGGCAGGACTGTGATGCTTTCGAGGAGGTCTGATCTAGATCCTGTTATGTCGGATATTATTAGAGGCTCACGCATCTCTCGTGAGGATCAGGAAGCAGGCAGCTCCTTCAACCGCAGAGCTCCTCTGATGTCTCTCAGCAGCTCTGAGGAGGAACAGGAGGCTGGAGAACAGGCTGGCAGAGCTCCAGCAGGGCTCAGCATGACTTCATCCCTGCTAACACCCACTCCCACTGGGGAACGCAGGCTGGGTAAGAGAGAGAGGAAGCAACTGAAGAGCCTGAGGAGGAGACAGAGGAGGAGAGAGCTCTGCAAACAGAGCCAGCAGCAGGAGAACGTGCAG AGCTCTACAGGGAACCCATCTAGCAGTAGTGAGGACGAGGAGCTGCCCGGCCGGGATCGTGAAGGCTATATCTGTGCTGTGTGTCTGGATGTCTACTTCAGTCCCTACATGTGCCATCCCTGCAGCCACGTCTTCTGTGAGCCTTGTCTGCGGACACTGGCCAAGAACTGCCCCACCAACACACCCTGTCCATTGTGCAGAACCACCATAACACACGTCTTCTTCCAGAAAG AACTGAACCAAACAGCCCGTACATTCTTCCCAAAGGAATACCTGTCTCGGAAGCAGAATTTCCAGAAAGCGGGCTGTGCAAAATGGCCTCTTCCAAGCTGCCGTAAACTATTTCGAATTTTTGGAG GCTTTCGAAGGCAGGCAAATCCAATCGGCAGACGGCAGTTCCCTCACGGGGGCTACCGGCTTGATGCCTTCAACTTTGAGGATGATTCGCATGGCTGGCGATTTGACATGGACATGGTGATCATCTATATATACTCCGTCAACTGGGTCATTGGCTTCATTatcttctgcttcttctgctaTTTCTTCTTCCTCTCTTTTTAA
- the htr1aa gene encoding 5-hydroxytryptamine (serotonin) receptor 1A a, producing the protein MESYTNTTESQDWSGNATTAGQVALSYQIIGSLFLAALILFAILGNACVIAAIALERSLQNVANYLIGSLAVTDLMVSVLVLPMAALYQVLNKWTLGQEMCDIFISLDVLCCTSSILHLCAIALDRYWAITDPIDYVNKRTPRRAAILISLTWLIGFSISIPPMLGWRKPEDRADPDACTISQDHGYTIYSTFGAFYIPLILMLVLYGRIFRAARFRIRKTVKKTEKAKIADKCLAVSPALFPRKAIGEVNKTWRRSVEPQPSSCVNGGLKHLDDGESFEITEVQTVSRNHLSLPNNPQPCFESRNEKNTEAKRKVALARERKTVKTLGIIMGTFIFCWLPFFIVALVLPFCQDCFMPEWLRAVINWLGYSNSLLNPIIYAYFNKDFQNAFKKILKCKCIRQ; encoded by the coding sequence ATGGAGAGTTACACCAATACCACAGAAAGCCAAGACTGGAGCGGGAACGCGACGACAGCTGGCCAAGTTGCTTTGAGTTACCAAATAATCGGCTCACTTTTCCTGGCCGCGTTAATTCTGTTTGCCATATTGGGAAACGCGTGTGTCATCGCTGCCATCGCTTTGGAGAGATCGCTTCAGAATGTGGCCAACTATCTCATCGGTTCCCTGGCCGTCACAGACCTCATGGTGTCGGTTCTAGTGCTACCCATGGCAGCCCTGTATCAGGTTCTGAACAAATGGACTTTGGGACAGGAGATGTGTGATATTTTCATTTCCCTAGATGTGTTGTGCTGCACCTCTTCCATCCTACACCTGTGCGCAATCGCTTTGGATAGATACTGGGCCATCACCGATCCCATAGACTATGTAAATAAAAGGACCCCGAGACGAGCGGCTATCTTGATCAGCCTCACTTGGCTGATAGGATTTTCCATTTCCATTCCTCCCATGTTGGGCTGGAGGAAACCAGAGGACCGGGCTGATCCCGACGCGTGCACAATCAGCCAAGACCACGGGTACACCATCTACTCGACTTTTGGAGCTTTCTACATCCCCCTCATCCTCATGCTTGTCCTCTACGGGCGGATATTCCGAGCGGCGAGGTTTCGCATTAGGAAAACTGTGAAGAAAACCGAGAAAGCTAAAATCGCGGACAAATGCCTGGCAGTGTCTCCGGCGCTGTTCCCGAGGAAAGCGATCGGCGAGGTGAACAAAACTTGGAGGCGAAGCGTGGAGCCGCAGCCGAGCTCCTGCGTAAACGGAGGACTGAAACACTTGGACGACGGAGAGTCGTTCGAGATTACAGAAGTTCAGACCGTCTCCAGAAACCACCTGAGCCTGCCCAACAACCCTCAGCCGTGCTTCGAGAGCAGAAACGAGAAAAACACGGAAGCGAAGCGCAAAGTGGCTTTGGCCAGAGAGCGCAAAACGGTTAAGACTCTGGGAATCATTATGGGCACGTTCATTTTCTGCTGGCTGCCCTTCTTCATTGTGGCGCTTGTTTTGCCTTTCTGTCAAGACTGTTTCATGCCCGAGTGGTTGAGGGCGGTCATTAACTGGCTCGGATACTCCAACTCACTTTTGAACCCCATCATATACGCGTACTTTAACAAAGACTTCCAGAACGCATTCAAGAAGATCTTGAAATGCAAATGTATTAGACAGTGA